A single window of Caldalkalibacillus uzonensis DNA harbors:
- a CDS encoding short-chain fatty acid transporter has protein sequence MKPEQQQPQTPRINGDDNPIAKLGGFFARIAEKWLPDAFVFAVLLTAVVFLGGIFINKKTPFEMMTYWGDGFWELITFTGQVITTFVMSYALAITPPVNRLLQKIAGICKTPGQAIVLVTFTALGASLISWAFGLVVGGIMAKMVGQKVKDVDYRVLVAAAYSGYVIWHGGLSSSSALFVATEGHAFQDIVGIIPTSETLLSTLNLFLIITISLTLPFVMKLLHPKRMEDRFIIDPKLLEDKVTDESTEEPGKFVNDRLDNSRAITTLAGLLGLIYLGYHFFIKGGSLDLNTVNLIFITFVLLCFSNVRALGKGMVQASGSVGQLALQYPFYAGIMGMMTASGLAAWLSELFVSISTAKTLPLFTFLAGGLVNMFIPSGGGQWAVQAPIFLPAALELGVEPWKIVLGVAWGDAWTNMIQPFWAVPLLAIAGLRIRDIMGFTTVTLLWTGLIMIIGFLIFG, from the coding sequence ATGAAGCCAGAACAACAACAACCACAGACACCCCGAATCAACGGTGATGACAATCCCATTGCCAAACTGGGGGGCTTTTTTGCCAGAATTGCCGAAAAATGGTTGCCTGATGCTTTTGTCTTCGCTGTTCTCTTAACGGCAGTGGTCTTTTTGGGTGGTATTTTTATCAATAAAAAGACTCCTTTTGAGATGATGACCTACTGGGGAGATGGCTTTTGGGAACTAATCACCTTTACTGGGCAAGTGATCACCACCTTCGTCATGAGTTATGCACTAGCCATAACCCCTCCGGTTAACCGTCTGTTGCAAAAAATTGCCGGGATATGTAAAACACCTGGACAAGCTATTGTTCTTGTCACTTTTACAGCCTTAGGCGCTTCCTTAATCAGTTGGGCTTTTGGACTGGTGGTAGGCGGTATTATGGCCAAAATGGTGGGCCAAAAAGTGAAAGACGTGGACTATCGTGTTCTTGTGGCCGCCGCTTACTCTGGATATGTCATTTGGCATGGAGGTCTCTCTTCATCCTCCGCCTTATTCGTGGCTACAGAAGGTCACGCCTTTCAGGATATAGTGGGTATCATTCCTACATCTGAAACGCTGTTGTCAACTCTAAATCTGTTCCTTATTATCACTATCAGCTTAACTCTGCCCTTTGTGATGAAATTGCTCCATCCCAAACGGATGGAAGACCGTTTTATCATCGATCCAAAATTGTTAGAGGATAAAGTAACAGATGAATCGACAGAAGAACCTGGAAAATTTGTAAACGACCGATTGGATAACAGCCGGGCTATTACCACCCTGGCCGGACTTTTAGGTTTGATTTATCTGGGTTATCACTTCTTTATTAAAGGTGGCAGTCTTGACTTAAATACGGTTAACCTGATCTTTATCACCTTTGTCTTACTCTGCTTTAGCAATGTGCGTGCCTTGGGGAAAGGAATGGTACAAGCTTCAGGCAGTGTGGGTCAGCTGGCTCTGCAATATCCTTTCTATGCCGGGATCATGGGCATGATGACCGCTTCCGGTCTGGCTGCCTGGCTTTCCGAGCTATTTGTCAGCATTTCCACCGCCAAAACCTTACCCTTGTTTACCTTCTTGGCTGGTGGTCTGGTCAATATGTTTATTCCCTCCGGTGGGGGACAATGGGCTGTTCAAGCGCCTATCTTCTTGCCGGCCGCCCTGGAGTTAGGTGTGGAACCCTGGAAAATTGTTTTGGGTGTGGCCTGGGGTGATGCCTGGACCAACATGATTCAACCCTTCTGGGCTGTGCCGCTATTGGCCATTGCCGGGCTCAGAATCCGGGATATCATGGGCTTTACCACCGTCACCTTGCTATGGACCGGTCTGATTATGATCATCGGTTTCCTGATCTTTGGTTAA
- a CDS encoding carbon-nitrogen hydrolase family protein, whose protein sequence is METKYIAAAVQASPTIMDKQATIDKAVALIEEAAQQKARLICFPECFVSAYPNWSIDLQIPTEWPNLFADFVESSIEIPGPEVEQLAKAAKKANAYVAIGVNEQSGLYPGRLFNTILFLSPAGEIIGIHRKIFPTNREKLFHTMGDGSTMNVFQTEIGRLGGLICYEHLQPLLKYTMFSKGEQVHYASWPGWPDFKAQGGRSNRHVVDIASRAYALEGQVFVVCSSMYVPEEQIPQHIQNASWSYFGGSCIIAPDGEYVTEPVYGQETIVYGEIDLRKILVRKAAVDTTGKDSRWDMVNLRLREEPDVALNGGQFTSPRPDKILPYGTGPINQENEEGEEE, encoded by the coding sequence ATGGAAACAAAATATATAGCTGCAGCCGTTCAGGCTTCTCCTACCATCATGGACAAACAAGCGACTATTGATAAAGCCGTCGCCTTGATTGAAGAGGCGGCTCAACAGAAGGCCCGGCTGATCTGTTTCCCTGAATGCTTTGTCTCCGCTTATCCCAACTGGTCCATCGACCTGCAAATTCCCACCGAGTGGCCCAATCTGTTTGCCGATTTTGTGGAATCTTCCATTGAGATACCGGGCCCTGAGGTGGAACAGCTGGCCAAAGCAGCCAAAAAGGCCAATGCCTATGTGGCCATTGGGGTGAATGAACAAAGCGGATTGTATCCCGGGCGTCTGTTCAATACCATTCTTTTCCTCTCACCCGCTGGTGAAATTATCGGTATTCACCGCAAAATTTTCCCCACCAACCGGGAGAAGCTGTTCCATACCATGGGCGATGGAAGTACAATGAATGTCTTTCAGACCGAAATCGGCCGTCTGGGTGGGCTGATCTGCTATGAGCATTTGCAACCCTTATTGAAATATACGATGTTCAGTAAAGGTGAGCAGGTTCACTATGCCTCCTGGCCGGGCTGGCCCGATTTCAAGGCCCAAGGGGGACGCAGCAACCGTCACGTGGTCGATATCGCTTCCAGGGCCTATGCTTTGGAAGGGCAAGTTTTTGTCGTCTGTTCATCCATGTATGTACCAGAAGAACAGATTCCCCAACATATTCAAAATGCTAGTTGGTCCTATTTCGGTGGCAGCTGTATTATTGCACCAGATGGGGAATACGTAACTGAACCGGTCTATGGCCAAGAAACCATTGTTTACGGGGAAATCGATTTGCGCAAAATTTTGGTCCGTAAGGCGGCGGTGGATACAACCGGTAAAGATAGCCGCTGGGACATGGTCAATCTTCGCCTGAGGGAAGAGCCCGATGTGGCCCTCAATGGCGGACAGTTTACCTCGCCCCGTCCGGATAAAATCTTACCTTATGGTACAGGTCCGATTAACCAGGAAAATGAAGAGGGAGAAGAAGAGTAG
- a CDS encoding nitrilase-related carbon-nitrogen hydrolase, translating to MTFTVLGLQSGPNQWGKSYAERIAELNQHLEQELNRGRADLVVLPELMTVPYQCTVYDDSYFEAAEQLQGPTFQWLAEKARHYQTTLIGTIFEQATEAEGVRYYNTALVVSPEGHLVGKYRKTHIAKLALPSLTTDEKYYFSAGDELPVFTIGERKVGILICFDRSFPEAARALAVQGAELIVIPTASSGADRAGMWLQDCAARARENGLFLIGVNKGGTEIFLDQEGQEHRNHYFGLSCAFNPRGEEVVPPLNDGPWQALRVEVDFSQVEETRSILNFLADYRPQLYQRYNTGPLLEEVQIVRQTELNRETEPLFMPRQGGEASEPHAFDATVVSRLKQAGAVLLGKTTTTEYAFFGGAPKTRNLWNTAHTPGGSSSGSAAALAASMALFTLGTQTAGSLLRPAAYNGLTTLKATYGRISKVSKAWWLAYRRAFSLRTSRRMWPVL from the coding sequence ATGACGTTTACGGTCCTTGGTTTACAAAGCGGTCCCAATCAATGGGGCAAAAGCTATGCCGAACGAATCGCTGAGCTCAATCAGCATCTTGAACAAGAGTTGAATCGTGGCCGGGCCGATCTGGTCGTGCTGCCGGAACTGATGACGGTCCCTTATCAATGTACGGTTTATGACGATAGTTACTTTGAGGCGGCTGAACAGCTCCAAGGTCCTACTTTCCAGTGGCTGGCTGAGAAAGCCCGCCATTATCAAACCACGTTGATCGGCACCATTTTTGAACAGGCCACTGAAGCAGAGGGTGTCCGTTATTACAATACGGCCCTTGTCGTTTCCCCGGAAGGGCACTTGGTGGGCAAATACAGGAAGACGCATATTGCCAAACTAGCATTACCCTCTTTGACCACCGACGAAAAATACTACTTCTCTGCAGGGGATGAATTGCCTGTCTTCACCATCGGCGAACGTAAAGTGGGTATTTTGATCTGTTTTGACCGCTCTTTCCCGGAAGCAGCTCGAGCTCTCGCTGTTCAAGGAGCGGAGTTAATTGTGATTCCGACCGCCTCCTCCGGCGCTGACCGGGCGGGTATGTGGCTTCAGGATTGTGCGGCCCGGGCCCGGGAGAATGGCCTGTTTCTGATCGGGGTGAATAAGGGTGGCACTGAGATTTTCCTAGATCAAGAGGGTCAGGAACACAGGAATCACTATTTTGGTCTGTCCTGCGCTTTTAACCCCAGAGGAGAAGAAGTGGTGCCCCCGTTGAATGATGGGCCTTGGCAAGCGCTCAGGGTTGAAGTGGACTTTAGCCAAGTAGAAGAGACCAGAAGCATTCTCAACTTTTTGGCAGACTACCGGCCTCAACTCTATCAACGCTACAACACCGGGCCATTGCTGGAAGAGGTACAGATTGTACGCCAAACAGAGCTAAACCGAGAGACTGAACCGTTGTTTATGCCACGGCAAGGGGGGGAAGCGAGTGAGCCACACGCTTTTGATGCCACAGTGGTTTCTAGATTAAAGCAGGCCGGTGCCGTCTTGTTAGGTAAGACGACAACAACAGAATATGCCTTTTTCGGAGGGGCTCCAAAGACGCGCAATCTGTGGAATACGGCCCACACCCCAGGGGGATCCAGCTCCGGTTCGGCGGCGGCCCTGGCTGCCTCAATGGCTTTGTTCACCTTGGGGACCCAGACAGCCGGTTCCCTCTTACGTCCAGCGGCGTATAATGGTTTAACCACTTTGAAAGCCACCTATGGTCGTATTAGCAAAGTATCAAAGGCATGGTGGTTGGCATACCGGAGAGCTTTTTCTTTGAGGACATCGAGGAGAATGTGGCCCGTGCTGTAG
- a CDS encoding amidase family protein yields MKLVSVKLPSSFESAIAAHKLVMCAEAAAYHQDAFRKKAELYHPQMSEWIEAGLKTSAVDYLRAQRIRAEYREELNGLLQEVDAWLTPTAPTPAPEGLSFTGSPIFNLPFTNAGVPSLSVPIGFTPDRGLPLGMQMVARALGEESLLALGNAYQQATTWHTERPQLN; encoded by the coding sequence GTGAAATTGGTCTCAGTTAAGCTACCTTCCTCTTTTGAATCGGCGATAGCCGCCCATAAGCTGGTCATGTGTGCCGAAGCGGCTGCCTATCATCAGGATGCTTTTCGCAAGAAGGCCGAGTTATATCATCCCCAAATGAGTGAGTGGATTGAAGCAGGCTTGAAGACCTCTGCCGTCGATTACTTGCGGGCGCAGCGGATCCGAGCGGAATATAGGGAGGAGTTAAACGGCTTGTTGCAAGAGGTTGATGCGTGGTTAACGCCCACTGCGCCCACGCCGGCCCCTGAGGGACTCTCTTTCACCGGTTCACCTATATTTAATCTGCCCTTTACCAATGCCGGGGTACCAAGTCTAAGTGTTCCCATTGGTTTTACACCAGATAGAGGCTTACCCCTGGGCATGCAAATGGTGGCCCGTGCACTGGGCGAGGAGAGTTTGTTGGCTCTAGGTAATGCCTATCAACAGGCTACTACATGGCATACAGAACGGCCACAGCTAAACTGA